In Variovorax paradoxus, a single genomic region encodes these proteins:
- a CDS encoding Bug family tripartite tricarboxylate transporter substrate binding protein gives MRFARLGIAFTALAMAAAAHAQGWPQRPIRIVVPFAAGASPDILARIVNDKLAARLGQPLIVENKPGAGGNTGTDQASKAQPDGYTFLLSVNAPLVYNTVLYKNLPYDPFKDLVPVSLAATTPNVCAVSNSMNVDSVKGWLDAMKRNPGKFNFASTGNGSISHLGVELVKLKTNSFAVHIPYASSGQAVTAIIQGDVQFACLPPVSVMPQAKAGRLKALAVTSAERSALLPDLPTLRESGLPDIQAVPWFAYMAPKGTPNDVVQRMSREIAAVLKEPETVKRLQTAYFDPVGSTPEALTKFMTEELRRWKPVIERAGLKPDN, from the coding sequence ATGAGGTTCGCTCGACTCGGCATCGCCTTCACGGCACTGGCAATGGCCGCGGCCGCCCACGCACAGGGCTGGCCCCAGCGCCCGATCCGCATCGTGGTGCCGTTCGCGGCCGGCGCGTCGCCCGACATCCTTGCGCGCATCGTCAACGACAAACTCGCCGCGCGTCTCGGCCAGCCGCTGATCGTCGAGAACAAGCCCGGCGCGGGCGGCAACACCGGCACCGACCAGGCTTCCAAGGCGCAGCCCGATGGCTACACCTTCCTGCTGTCGGTGAACGCGCCGCTGGTCTACAACACTGTCCTCTACAAGAACCTGCCGTACGACCCGTTCAAGGACCTGGTGCCGGTGTCGCTCGCCGCCACCACGCCCAACGTGTGCGCGGTGTCGAATTCGATGAACGTCGATTCGGTCAAGGGCTGGCTCGACGCGATGAAGCGCAATCCGGGCAAGTTCAACTTCGCCTCGACCGGCAACGGCTCCATCTCGCACCTGGGCGTGGAACTCGTCAAGCTCAAGACGAATTCGTTCGCGGTGCACATTCCGTATGCCTCGTCGGGCCAGGCGGTCACTGCCATCATTCAAGGCGACGTGCAGTTCGCCTGCCTGCCGCCGGTCTCGGTGATGCCGCAGGCCAAGGCCGGGCGGCTGAAGGCGCTGGCCGTCACCTCGGCCGAGCGCTCGGCGCTGCTGCCCGACCTGCCGACGCTGCGCGAATCGGGCCTGCCCGACATCCAGGCGGTACCGTGGTTCGCCTACATGGCGCCCAAGGGCACGCCGAACGACGTGGTGCAGCGCATGAGCCGCGAGATCGCTGCTGTGCTCAAAGAACCCGAGACCGTCAAGCGCCTGCAGACCGCCTACTTTGACCCGGTGGGCAGCACACCCGAGGCGCTGACCAAGTTCATGACTGAAGAACTGCGCCGCTGGAAGCCCGTGATCGAGCGCGCCGGCCTGAAGCCCGACAACTGA
- a CDS encoding 2Fe-2S iron-sulfur cluster-binding protein, translated as MDLHIHPIARTLEVRPGANLLEVLREHHVPVSYSCMSGRCGTCRCKVVSGQVLDGGQDAIRPDGQGERYVLACQSTLTESCAIEIPEPDEVVVHPARILKATVTGIDELTHDIRRLRLKPNKPLEFSPGQYAQLQFAPDLARPYSMAGLSRDAELEFHVRRVPGGRVTAHIFEQLRVGDSVRVSGPLGTAYLRTKHRGPMLCAAGGTGLAPILSIVRGAIATGLTQPIHLYLGVRSDADVYGLHELRELQALHPGLNVHVVVVTGPANGSRRVGLITDAIRADWPGSLDGWRAYLCGSPPMVEAVTQLVRGRGLAPEQTHADAFYLQGT; from the coding sequence ATGGACCTGCACATACATCCCATTGCCCGCACCCTCGAGGTCCGCCCCGGCGCGAACCTGCTCGAAGTGCTGCGCGAGCATCACGTGCCGGTGTCGTACAGCTGCATGTCCGGGCGCTGCGGCACCTGCCGCTGCAAGGTGGTGTCGGGCCAGGTGCTCGACGGCGGACAGGACGCCATCCGCCCCGACGGCCAGGGTGAGCGCTACGTGCTGGCCTGCCAGAGCACCCTCACCGAAAGCTGCGCGATCGAGATCCCCGAGCCCGACGAGGTGGTGGTGCATCCGGCACGCATCCTCAAGGCCACGGTGACAGGCATCGACGAGCTGACCCACGACATCCGGCGCCTGCGTCTCAAGCCCAACAAGCCGCTGGAGTTTTCTCCCGGCCAGTATGCGCAGCTGCAGTTCGCGCCCGACCTCGCGCGGCCGTACTCGATGGCCGGGCTGAGCCGCGACGCCGAGCTCGAGTTCCACGTGCGCCGCGTGCCCGGCGGGCGCGTCACGGCGCATATCTTCGAGCAGCTGCGCGTCGGCGATTCGGTGCGCGTGAGCGGGCCGCTCGGCACGGCCTACCTGCGCACCAAGCACCGCGGTCCGATGCTCTGCGCGGCGGGCGGCACTGGCCTTGCACCCATTCTTTCGATCGTGCGCGGCGCCATCGCGACCGGGCTCACGCAGCCGATCCACCTGTACCTCGGCGTGCGTTCCGATGCCGACGTATACGGCCTGCATGAACTGCGCGAGCTGCAGGCGCTGCACCCGGGCCTGAACGTGCACGTGGTGGTCGTCACCGGCCCGGCGAATGGAAGCCGGCGCGTGGGCCTCATCACCGACGCGATCCGCGCCGACTGGCCCGGCAGTCTCGACGGCTGGCGCGCCTATCTTTGCGGCTCGCCGCCGATGGTCGAGGCCGTGACGCAGCTGGTGCGCGGCCGGGGCCTCGCGCCCGAGCAGACGCATGCCGACGCCTTCTATCTGCAAGGCACCTGA
- a CDS encoding non-heme iron oxygenase ferredoxin subunit gives MSTMTWVDAAAVDDVPSDDVVGIEVQGRDIALYGTEDGIHATDNICTHGHARLCDGFLEGHEIECPLHQGRFDVRTGKAMCAPLTEDLRSYPVKIEGGRVFLAFDQ, from the coding sequence ATGAGCACGATGACCTGGGTCGACGCCGCGGCGGTCGACGACGTTCCCTCCGACGACGTGGTGGGCATCGAGGTGCAGGGGCGCGACATCGCGCTGTACGGCACCGAAGACGGCATCCACGCCACCGACAACATCTGTACCCACGGCCATGCGCGCCTGTGCGACGGTTTTCTCGAGGGCCATGAGATCGAATGCCCGCTGCACCAGGGCCGCTTCGACGTGCGCACAGGCAAGGCCATGTGCGCGCCGCTGACCGAAGACCTGCGCAGCTACCCGGTGAAGATCGAGGGCGGCCGCGTCTTCCTCGCGTTCGATCAGTAA
- a CDS encoding aromatic ring-hydroxylating dioxygenase subunit alpha has protein sequence MTTQAVFPVELKWESEQTGRIPFMAYTDEALHKKELQRFFYEKHWCYVGLEAEIPNPGDFKRTAIGERSVIMSRDEAGEIHVFENVCAHRGMQFCRERHGNKKEFVCPYHQWNYTLKGDLQGVPFRRGVKQDGKVNGGMPSDFKTEENGLTKLKVASRGGVVFASFDHEIESFEDFLGPDILHYFDRLFDGRKLKILGYNRQRIPGNWKLMQENIKDPYHPGLLHTWFVTFGLWRADNKSELKMDPRGRHAAMISTRGSAGKAAQVTQVSSFKESMQLKDPRFLDIVPEPWWGGPTAVMMTLFPSLILQQQVNSVSTRHIQPVGHDAFDFVWTHFGFEDDTEEMTQRRLRQANLFGPAGFVSADDGEVIEFSQEGFEQKPYHRTLAELGGKEVANTDHMVTETLIRGMYRYWREVMEA, from the coding sequence ATGACCACGCAAGCCGTGTTCCCCGTCGAACTGAAATGGGAGAGCGAGCAGACCGGCCGCATTCCCTTCATGGCCTACACCGACGAGGCCTTGCACAAGAAGGAGCTGCAGCGCTTCTTCTACGAGAAGCACTGGTGCTACGTCGGCCTGGAGGCCGAGATTCCGAACCCGGGCGACTTCAAGCGCACCGCCATCGGCGAGCGCTCGGTCATCATGTCGCGCGACGAGGCGGGCGAGATCCATGTGTTCGAGAACGTCTGCGCGCACCGCGGCATGCAGTTCTGCCGCGAGCGCCACGGCAACAAGAAGGAGTTCGTCTGCCCCTACCACCAGTGGAACTACACGCTCAAGGGCGACCTGCAGGGCGTGCCGTTCCGGCGCGGCGTGAAGCAGGACGGCAAGGTCAACGGCGGCATGCCGTCCGACTTCAAGACCGAGGAGAACGGCCTCACCAAGCTCAAGGTGGCCTCGCGCGGCGGCGTGGTGTTCGCTTCGTTCGATCATGAGATCGAGTCGTTCGAGGACTTTCTCGGGCCCGACATCCTTCATTATTTCGACCGCCTGTTCGACGGCCGCAAGCTCAAGATCCTCGGCTACAACCGCCAGCGCATTCCGGGCAACTGGAAGCTGATGCAGGAGAACATCAAGGACCCGTACCACCCGGGCCTGTTGCACACCTGGTTCGTGACCTTCGGCCTCTGGCGCGCCGACAACAAATCGGAGCTCAAGATGGACCCGCGCGGCCGCCATGCCGCGATGATTTCCACCCGCGGCAGCGCCGGCAAGGCCGCGCAGGTGACGCAGGTGTCGAGCTTCAAGGAGAGCATGCAGCTCAAGGACCCGCGCTTCCTCGACATCGTGCCCGAGCCCTGGTGGGGCGGCCCGACCGCGGTGATGATGACGCTGTTCCCGAGCCTGATCCTGCAGCAGCAGGTCAACAGCGTGTCGACGCGGCACATCCAGCCCGTGGGCCACGACGCCTTCGATTTCGTGTGGACGCACTTCGGCTTCGAAGACGACACCGAGGAAATGACCCAGCGCCGACTGCGCCAGGCCAACCTGTTCGGGCCCGCCGGGTTCGTCTCGGCTGACGACGGCGAGGTCATCGAGTTCTCGCAGGAAGGCTTCGAGCAGAAGCCCTATCACCGCACGCTCGCCGAGCTCGGCGGCAAGGAGGTCGCGAACACCGACCACATGGTGACAGAGACCCTGATTCGCGGCATGTACCGCTACTGGCGCGAGGTGATGGAGGCATGA
- a CDS encoding GlcG/HbpS family heme-binding protein, which translates to MQSILRLGGLAVLLAASVAQAQTPAPAVRTEKNMSLALANQIAAEAVAACAANGYNVAATVVDRAGTVRAVQRADNAGPHTLGSSERKAWTSASAKNTTQAMMEGAQKNPAGANLVYLPGMLLLGGGVPVKSGNEVIGAVGVGGAPGGHLDEQCANAAIEKVKGLL; encoded by the coding sequence ATGCAATCCATCCTTCGCCTCGGCGGCCTCGCCGTTCTGCTCGCTGCTTCGGTCGCTCAAGCCCAGACGCCGGCACCGGCCGTTCGCACCGAAAAGAACATGTCGCTCGCGCTGGCCAACCAGATCGCGGCGGAAGCCGTGGCGGCCTGCGCGGCCAACGGCTACAACGTGGCGGCCACCGTGGTCGACCGTGCCGGCACCGTGCGTGCCGTGCAGCGCGCCGACAACGCCGGCCCGCACACGCTCGGCTCCAGCGAGCGCAAGGCCTGGACTTCGGCTTCGGCCAAGAACACGACGCAGGCCATGATGGAAGGAGCGCAGAAGAACCCGGCCGGCGCCAACCTGGTGTACCTGCCGGGCATGCTGCTGTTGGGCGGCGGCGTGCCGGTGAAGTCGGGCAACGAAGTGATCGGCGCCGTGGGCGTGGGCGGCGCGCCCGGCGGCCACCTCGACGAGCAATGCGCCAACGCGGCGATCGAGAAGGTCAAGGGCCTGCTCTGA
- a CDS encoding sensor histidine kinase produces MKQWLRAQGWWWLAWVVLTVAGAVWIARAELAQMHQDFETDVRIAHRLMSQQMVQYDAVLATLALLEPSTGADHPEQRLPSVYSSILRVQRRERDEPWPDAGPAASATPAALAAAEARSRSQHRADLASLDLAHGRYVLVIGAIPFSYALDIDLAGSVPWRDWPMNPQVSPVRLSLQRDGQQLLLQPGRPMTGGWRFDLTKPLASPSQPFDLVAERHVGWGELPWRGIGAWALAMAVLMAGLWMAQRQRIARRRAEELLRLGQVARLNALGELSAGLAHELNQPLTAVLANAQAARRLLDDEPPDLSTAREAMGHAVEQARCAANVVGRLRRVIERPEAAGEAKPLVLQDVVRSAMHLLAPEFGRRAIVTQFDPTAQAPVRVQAEAVALEQIVHNLLMNALQALELVPAGDRRLVIAVGRNGEEGVLTVTDNGRGIAPEALPRLFEPFFSTREGGLGLGLSLSETLASGMGGSLSAANASPRGARFTLLLPLVAPSTERAA; encoded by the coding sequence ATGAAACAGTGGTTGCGCGCGCAAGGTTGGTGGTGGCTGGCATGGGTGGTGCTCACCGTGGCCGGTGCCGTGTGGATCGCGCGCGCGGAGCTGGCGCAGATGCACCAGGACTTCGAGACCGACGTGCGCATCGCGCACCGGCTCATGAGCCAGCAGATGGTGCAGTACGACGCCGTGCTGGCCACGCTCGCGCTGCTGGAGCCCAGCACCGGCGCCGACCACCCCGAACAACGCCTGCCATCCGTTTATTCGTCGATCCTGCGGGTGCAGCGTCGCGAGCGCGACGAGCCCTGGCCGGACGCCGGGCCGGCGGCCAGCGCAACGCCCGCAGCGCTCGCCGCCGCCGAGGCGCGCTCGCGCAGCCAGCACCGCGCCGATCTCGCATCGCTCGACCTGGCGCATGGCCGCTACGTGCTGGTGATCGGCGCCATACCGTTCAGCTATGCGCTCGACATCGACCTGGCCGGCTCGGTGCCCTGGCGCGACTGGCCCATGAACCCGCAGGTCAGCCCGGTGCGCCTGAGCCTTCAGCGCGATGGCCAGCAACTCTTGCTTCAACCCGGCCGGCCCATGACGGGTGGCTGGCGCTTCGACCTGACCAAGCCGCTGGCATCGCCGAGCCAGCCCTTCGATCTCGTGGCCGAGCGGCATGTGGGCTGGGGCGAGCTCCCGTGGCGCGGCATCGGCGCCTGGGCCCTCGCGATGGCGGTGCTGATGGCCGGCCTGTGGATGGCGCAGCGCCAGCGCATCGCGCGGCGCCGGGCCGAAGAACTGCTGCGGCTCGGGCAGGTCGCGCGGCTCAACGCGCTGGGCGAGCTGTCGGCCGGGCTGGCGCATGAACTCAACCAGCCGCTGACGGCGGTTCTGGCCAACGCGCAGGCCGCGCGCCGCCTGCTGGACGACGAACCGCCGGACCTGTCCACCGCGCGCGAAGCAATGGGGCACGCCGTCGAGCAGGCCCGCTGCGCGGCGAACGTGGTCGGGCGTCTGCGGCGCGTGATCGAGCGGCCCGAGGCCGCGGGCGAAGCCAAGCCGCTGGTGCTGCAGGACGTGGTGCGCAGCGCCATGCACCTGCTCGCGCCCGAGTTCGGCCGGCGTGCCATCGTCACGCAATTCGACCCCACGGCGCAGGCGCCGGTGCGGGTGCAGGCCGAAGCCGTGGCGCTGGAGCAGATCGTGCACAACCTGCTGATGAACGCATTGCAGGCGCTCGAATTGGTGCCGGCGGGTGACCGGCGCCTGGTCATCGCGGTCGGACGCAATGGCGAGGAAGGCGTGCTGACTGTCACCGACAACGGACGCGGCATCGCGCCCGAAGCTCTGCCGCGCCTTTTCGAGCCCTTCTTCAGCACGCGCGAAGGCGGCCTGGGCCTCGGCCTGAGCCTGAGCGAAACGCTGGCCAGCGGCATGGGCGGCAGCCTGAGCGCGGCCAATGCGTCGCCGCGCGGCGCACGCTTCACGCTGTTGCTGCCGCTGGTCGCGCCGTCCACGGAGCGCGCGGCATGA
- a CDS encoding LysR family transcriptional regulator, with amino-acid sequence MQLKDIDLNLLLVFDRMLAEKRVSAVAESLGLSQPAISNALARLRKLLGDELFLRTARGMEPTPFALQLAEPVAYAMGALHTALNQQVVFDPATSTRSFTLAMTDIGEIYFTPKLMEALSVAAPGVTVSTLRNNTATNLRDELEAGHVDIAIGLLPQLKAGVFQRRLFLQQYVCLFSQAHPLAKKRSVSLKDFSAADHVQVLAAGTGHGKADDVMAAQGIQRRIKLRVPHFVAIGHILHSSHMIATVPERLAQSIAEPFGLVWRPHPVALPQIAINLFWHAKAHRDPGNQWMRGVLFDNFADGG; translated from the coding sequence GTGCAACTCAAGGACATCGACCTCAACCTGCTGCTGGTGTTCGACCGCATGCTGGCCGAGAAGCGCGTGTCGGCCGTGGCCGAATCGCTGGGCCTTTCGCAGCCGGCCATCAGCAATGCGCTGGCGCGCCTTCGCAAGCTGCTGGGCGACGAGCTGTTCCTGCGCACCGCGCGCGGCATGGAGCCCACGCCCTTCGCGCTGCAGCTGGCCGAGCCGGTGGCCTATGCCATGGGCGCGCTGCACACGGCGCTCAATCAGCAGGTGGTGTTCGACCCCGCCACCAGTACGCGCAGCTTCACGCTCGCCATGACCGACATCGGCGAAATCTATTTCACGCCGAAGCTGATGGAAGCGCTCTCCGTGGCCGCGCCCGGCGTGACCGTGAGCACGCTGCGCAACAACACCGCGACCAACCTGCGCGACGAGCTGGAAGCCGGCCACGTCGACATCGCCATCGGCCTGCTGCCGCAACTCAAGGCGGGCGTGTTCCAGCGCAGGCTGTTCCTGCAGCAGTACGTGTGCCTGTTCTCGCAGGCGCATCCGCTCGCGAAGAAGCGCAGCGTGTCATTGAAGGATTTCAGCGCGGCCGATCATGTGCAGGTGCTGGCCGCCGGCACCGGCCACGGCAAGGCCGACGACGTGATGGCGGCGCAGGGCATCCAGCGGCGCATCAAGCTGCGCGTGCCGCACTTCGTGGCCATCGGCCACATCCTGCACTCGAGCCACATGATTGCGACAGTGCCCGAGCGGCTCGCGCAGAGCATCGCCGAGCCTTTCGGGCTGGTGTGGCGCCCTCACCCGGTGGCGCTGCCGCAGATTGCGATCAATTTGTTCTGGCACGCGAAGGCGCACCGCGATCCGGGCAACCAGTGGATGCGCGGGGTGCTGTTCGACAACTTTGCGGACGGTGGTTGA
- a CDS encoding DUF72 domain-containing protein translates to MAEVQDSLFPDLPRPQEAQAAAPPDEAPARKKSRAGTVEPAPADPALVELAAMLPPNLRLGTSSWSYPGWADLVWNGEYAESVLSRNGLSALAQHPLFRTVSLDRNFYRALTASQYARYAAMVPDDFRFMVKAPSLVTDATVRDESGRGMQANPVFLSSEIARQEFVLPALEGLGHRIGVLVFQLSPIPGHLLADQPALLARIADMLAALPDLKQTAPDAVIAVEVRDPQLLNSAFADMLRSVGATFCMGLHAKMPPIEEQLPMLRALWPGPLVCRWNLHRRHGRFGYEDAEKLYGPFDKIVDPDPETRAALAKVIAGTTRAGQNAFVTVSNNAEGCAPLTIAQLARDLAALNAG, encoded by the coding sequence ATGGCTGAAGTACAGGACTCCCTTTTCCCCGATCTGCCGCGCCCTCAAGAGGCGCAAGCGGCCGCGCCGCCCGACGAGGCGCCCGCCCGGAAAAAATCGCGCGCCGGCACGGTCGAGCCCGCGCCGGCGGACCCGGCGCTCGTAGAACTCGCCGCCATGCTGCCGCCCAATCTGCGGCTGGGCACCTCGTCGTGGAGCTACCCCGGCTGGGCCGACCTCGTGTGGAACGGCGAGTACGCCGAGTCGGTGCTTTCCAGGAACGGCCTTTCGGCGCTCGCGCAGCATCCGCTGTTCCGCACGGTGAGCCTGGACCGCAACTTCTACCGCGCACTCACCGCCAGCCAGTACGCGCGCTACGCGGCCATGGTGCCCGACGACTTCCGCTTCATGGTGAAAGCGCCCAGCCTGGTGACGGACGCCACGGTGCGCGACGAAAGCGGCCGCGGCATGCAGGCCAACCCGGTGTTCCTCAGCAGCGAGATTGCGCGGCAGGAATTCGTGCTGCCCGCGCTCGAAGGGCTGGGCCATCGCATCGGCGTGCTGGTGTTCCAGCTGAGCCCGATTCCCGGCCACCTGCTGGCCGACCAGCCCGCGCTGCTGGCACGCATCGCCGACATGCTCGCCGCCCTGCCCGACCTGAAGCAGACCGCGCCCGATGCGGTGATCGCCGTCGAAGTGCGCGACCCGCAGTTGCTGAACTCCGCCTTCGCCGACATGCTGCGCAGCGTGGGCGCCACCTTCTGCATGGGCCTGCACGCCAAGATGCCGCCCATCGAAGAGCAATTGCCGATGCTGCGCGCCCTGTGGCCCGGGCCGCTGGTGTGCCGCTGGAACCTGCACCGCCGCCACGGCCGCTTCGGCTATGAAGACGCGGAAAAACTCTATGGCCCGTTCGACAAGATCGTCGATCCCGACCCCGAGACGCGCGCCGCGCTCGCCAAGGTGATCGCGGGCACCACCCGCGCGGGGCAGAACGCCTTCGTCACCGTGAGCAACAACGCCGAAGGCTGCGCACCGCTGACCATCGCGCAGCTGGCGCGCGACCTTGCCGCGCTGAACGCCGGCTGA
- a CDS encoding aromatic-ring-hydroxylating dioxygenase subunit beta, producing MMKLDAVTYLDLSRLYAAYAHAVDSGQWDLWPGFFIEQCSYRLQPRENHERGLPLATLSFESRGMLEDRVYGIRETLFHDPYYQRHVVGLPLVHAVDADGTIHSEANYAVFRTKLDQPSTVFNVGRYIDTVVPTPEGLKFASRLCVFDSEMIPNSIIYPI from the coding sequence ATGATGAAGCTCGACGCCGTCACTTATCTCGATCTCTCGCGGCTTTACGCCGCCTATGCGCACGCCGTCGATTCCGGCCAGTGGGACCTGTGGCCCGGCTTCTTCATCGAGCAGTGCAGCTACCGCCTGCAGCCGCGCGAGAACCACGAGCGCGGCCTGCCGCTGGCCACGCTTTCTTTCGAGAGCCGGGGCATGCTCGAAGACCGGGTCTACGGCATCCGGGAGACGCTGTTCCACGACCCGTATTACCAGCGCCACGTGGTCGGCCTGCCGCTGGTGCACGCGGTCGATGCCGACGGCACGATCCACAGCGAGGCCAACTACGCGGTGTTCCGCACCAAGCTCGACCAGCCCTCGACCGTGTTCAACGTGGGGCGCTACATCGACACCGTGGTGCCCACGCCCGAAGGCCTGAAGTTCGCGTCGCGCCTGTGCGTGTTCGACAGCGAGATGATCCCGAATTCCATCATTTACCCGATCTGA
- a CDS encoding chorismate mutase, translating to MQQKEPETHGAPLRRFTDPAYVPLCANLAEVRENIDRLDRQIVALLAERGRYVKDAARFKRDAFQVSAPQRQQEVIDKVKALAEEKGAYPEVVEAAYRALIAGFIAREQQDHLGMAAVEAKA from the coding sequence ATGCAGCAAAAAGAACCAGAGACACACGGCGCGCCGCTGCGCCGCTTCACCGACCCGGCCTATGTGCCGCTGTGCGCCAACCTCGCCGAGGTGCGCGAGAACATCGACCGGCTCGACCGCCAGATCGTCGCGCTGCTGGCCGAGCGCGGCCGCTACGTGAAAGATGCCGCGCGCTTCAAGCGCGACGCCTTCCAGGTCTCGGCGCCGCAGCGCCAGCAAGAGGTGATCGACAAAGTGAAAGCGCTGGCCGAAGAGAAGGGCGCTTATCCGGAGGTGGTCGAGGCCGCCTACCGCGCGCTCATCGCGGGCTTCATCGCGCGCGAGCAGCAGGACCACCTGGGCATGGCCGCGGTGGAGGCCAAGGCATGA
- a CDS encoding response regulator transcription factor — MNAPTPHQPQSPLIHLIDDDQAVRDSLSLLIGTVGLRVQGWADPLAFIDGFDRASVGAIVLDVRMPGVSGLTVLDRLMALGVDQPVIMLTGHGTVEMCRRAFKAGAAEFLEKPVDDEQLLEALQQAVRQHVRSRQRSQADNAARERVAQLSEREREVLAFIVQGLTNKEIARVLALSPRTVETHRANLFAKLDCDSLAQLIRRYAVLVDGGAP, encoded by the coding sequence ATGAACGCGCCGACACCCCACCAGCCGCAGTCGCCGCTCATTCACCTGATCGACGACGACCAAGCGGTGCGCGACAGCCTGTCGCTGCTGATCGGCACGGTCGGCTTGCGCGTGCAGGGCTGGGCCGACCCGCTCGCCTTCATCGACGGCTTCGATCGCGCGAGCGTCGGCGCCATCGTGCTCGACGTGCGCATGCCGGGCGTCAGCGGGCTCACGGTGCTCGACCGGCTGATGGCGCTGGGCGTGGACCAGCCGGTGATCATGCTGACCGGCCACGGCACGGTCGAGATGTGCCGCCGCGCCTTCAAAGCCGGCGCTGCCGAGTTCCTCGAAAAGCCGGTGGACGACGAGCAATTGCTCGAGGCGCTGCAGCAGGCGGTGCGCCAGCATGTGCGTTCGCGCCAGCGCTCGCAGGCCGACAACGCCGCGCGCGAGCGCGTGGCGCAGCTTTCGGAGCGCGAGCGCGAGGTGCTGGCCTTCATCGTGCAGGGGCTCACCAACAAGGAGATCGCGCGCGTGCTCGCGCTGTCGCCGCGCACGGTCGAGACGCACCGCGCCAACCTGTTCGCCAAGCTCGACTGCGATTCGCTCGCGCAGCTGATCCGCCGCTACGCGGTGCTGGTCGACGGCGGCGCTCCGTAG
- a CDS encoding RidA family protein — translation MTAQSRDQIADQIAAELGHSFDGDIIAGGHYVPIVRDGRTVYLSGQVPRVGTTVVVTGRVGDAVSLDKAREGAQICALRSLALLRRSLGSLDAVEKVLRVGVFVQCTADFTQQSEVADAASDLLHRVFGDAGVHVRTAVGVYALPKNATVEVEMTVAAKLNIG, via the coding sequence ATGACAGCGCAGAGCCGAGACCAGATCGCCGACCAGATTGCAGCCGAACTGGGCCACAGCTTCGACGGCGACATCATCGCCGGCGGCCACTATGTGCCGATCGTGCGCGACGGCCGCACGGTCTACCTCAGCGGCCAGGTGCCGCGCGTGGGCACCACGGTGGTCGTCACCGGCCGCGTGGGCGATGCGGTGTCGCTCGACAAGGCCCGCGAGGGCGCCCAGATCTGTGCGCTGCGCAGCCTTGCGCTGCTGCGCCGTTCGCTGGGTTCGCTCGACGCGGTAGAAAAGGTGCTGCGCGTCGGCGTGTTCGTGCAGTGCACCGCCGACTTCACGCAACAGAGCGAAGTGGCCGATGCGGCGTCCGACCTGCTGCACCGCGTGTTCGGCGACGCGGGCGTGCATGTGCGCACGGCTGTCGGCGTCTATGCGCTGCCGAAGAACGCGACCGTCGAGGTCGAGATGACCGTGGCGGCCAAGCTGAATATCGGCTGA
- a CDS encoding ankyrin repeat domain-containing protein, with protein MMARGVWRSVLAVALGLGVPLGALAQVPPPAAEVQAYEGLHQAAWQGDLPKIKALIASGANLDVRDMRGRTPLQVATHARQREAIKLLAKAGANLDLLEDDRYDAVTIAAVADDSATLSVLLSLGAKAGQITSRYDGTALIAAAHLGHDDVVRRLIAAGAPLDHVNNLHWTAVIESIVLGDGGPRHQRTLAALIDAGASLALTDRQGNTPLQLARARGYTAMVGLLESARTR; from the coding sequence ATGATGGCGCGCGGTGTCTGGCGGAGTGTGCTGGCGGTTGCGCTCGGGTTGGGCGTGCCGCTTGGCGCGCTCGCCCAGGTGCCGCCGCCGGCGGCCGAGGTGCAGGCCTATGAAGGGCTGCACCAGGCCGCCTGGCAGGGCGACCTGCCCAAGATCAAGGCGCTGATTGCCTCGGGCGCGAACCTCGACGTCCGCGACATGCGCGGGCGCACCCCGCTGCAGGTGGCCACGCATGCGCGGCAACGCGAGGCGATCAAGCTGCTGGCCAAGGCCGGCGCGAATCTCGACTTGCTGGAGGATGACCGCTACGACGCGGTCACCATCGCCGCGGTGGCCGACGACAGCGCCACGCTTTCGGTGCTGCTGTCGCTAGGCGCCAAGGCCGGGCAGATCACGAGCCGCTACGACGGCACGGCACTGATTGCCGCCGCGCACCTGGGGCATGACGACGTGGTGCGCCGGCTGATCGCGGCCGGTGCGCCGCTGGACCATGTCAACAACCTGCACTGGACGGCGGTGATCGAATCGATCGTGCTCGGCGACGGCGGCCCGCGCCACCAGCGCACGCTGGCCGCGCTGATCGACGCCGGTGCCAGCCTGGCGCTGACCGACCGGCAGGGCAACACGCCGCTGCAGCTTGCAAGGGCCCGGGGCTACACCGCGATGGTCGGCTTGCTGGAGAGCGCGCGCACAAGATAG